From the genome of Streptomyces sp. NBC_00659, one region includes:
- a CDS encoding peptidoglycan-binding protein yields the protein MATPLTPDALVRALRAEGVVVREHGAWRTHNRNHKGPWGPVNGVMLHHTAGSDSLRLCLDGTAALPGPLCTGLITKDGDVHLVGHGRTNHAGSGSTAVLSAVIAEKTPPPAPGPDAVDGNARFYGFEIENLGTGRDPYPTAQLDAVERLSTALCRAHGWSAASVIGHKEWTRRKIDPSFSMPGMRTRIDARLGLRPAPGPAPYEPFPGAAYFVPGRRGPLITAIGRRLVTEGCGRYTVGPGPVWGAADVRSYAAWQLALGYRGPAADGVPGRTSWDLLRVPRTAEEAVR from the coding sequence ATGGCCACTCCCCTCACCCCGGACGCCCTCGTGCGCGCTCTGCGCGCCGAGGGCGTCGTCGTCCGCGAGCACGGCGCCTGGCGGACGCACAACCGCAACCACAAGGGCCCCTGGGGCCCCGTCAACGGCGTGATGCTCCACCACACCGCCGGCTCGGACAGCCTCCGCCTCTGCCTCGACGGCACCGCGGCCCTGCCCGGCCCGCTCTGCACCGGCCTGATCACCAAGGACGGAGACGTGCACCTGGTGGGCCACGGCCGTACCAACCACGCCGGTTCCGGCTCCACCGCCGTACTGTCCGCCGTGATCGCCGAGAAGACCCCGCCGCCCGCCCCGGGCCCGGACGCCGTCGACGGCAACGCCCGCTTCTACGGCTTCGAGATCGAGAATCTCGGCACCGGCCGCGACCCGTACCCGACGGCCCAGCTCGACGCCGTCGAACGCCTGTCGACCGCCCTGTGCCGCGCCCACGGCTGGAGCGCGGCGAGCGTGATCGGCCACAAGGAGTGGACGCGGCGCAAGATCGACCCGTCCTTCTCGATGCCGGGCATGCGCACCAGGATCGACGCCCGCCTCGGCCTCCGGCCGGCCCCCGGCCCGGCGCCGTACGAACCCTTCCCCGGCGCCGCCTACTTCGTCCCCGGCCGCCGCGGCCCACTGATCACGGCGATCGGCCGGCGCCTCGTCACCGAGGGCTGCGGCCGCTACACCGTCGGCCCCGGTCCGGTCTGGGGTGCGGCGGACGTCCGTTCGTACGCCGCCTGGCAGCTGGCACTCGGCTACCGCGGGCCGGCCGCCGACGGCGTCCCCGGGCGCACGAGCTGGGACCTGCTGCGGGTGCCGCGTACGGCCGAGGAGGCCGTCCGATGA
- a CDS encoding DUF3592 domain-containing protein: MGGALVLALIMAVVSTGVGHTVVHTARRHRQARHLHASGVQTTGTCTALSWDQDQVLVRFSYRLPDGTEHEAESFPMEHTTVVPGSDVTVVYDPAAPTTAELRECLEPALGVRRRQLVGVAPIALLIAVLDICIVLGLLSLLVI; this comes from the coding sequence ATGGGTGGCGCCCTGGTTCTGGCTCTCATCATGGCTGTGGTGTCCACCGGCGTGGGACACACCGTGGTGCACACGGCCCGCCGGCATCGCCAGGCCCGTCATCTGCACGCGTCCGGTGTGCAGACCACGGGAACCTGCACGGCACTGTCCTGGGACCAGGACCAGGTCCTGGTGCGCTTCTCCTACCGTCTTCCGGACGGCACCGAGCACGAGGCGGAGTCGTTCCCGATGGAGCACACGACCGTGGTGCCCGGCTCGGACGTGACGGTGGTGTACGACCCCGCCGCCCCGACGACAGCCGAACTGCGCGAGTGCCTGGAACCCGCGCTCGGTGTCCGGCGGCGCCAACTGGTGGGTGTCGCACCGATCGCGCTCCTCATCGCCGTCCTCGACATCTGTATCGTCCTCGGCCTGCTCAGCCTGCTCGTCATCTGA
- a CDS encoding phage tail tube protein — translation MAGFKNTEIRIAGAGNVWWAPAGTTVKETTALASPWVNLGFTSSDGVKFNKKDKNDPVDTWQSMAPARFVLSDRDLTLKFQLMQINKDTFPFYLGLPSTSVVTAGSQTETTAQKIDIGGMPGGQDQRALAIDFADNNGTKDLRYRLLIPYGAVSEVEELSLSRTGAVKLGVTFTALSGDDPTKPMATWLVNDPAALA, via the coding sequence ATGGCAGGCTTCAAGAACACCGAGATCCGCATCGCCGGCGCCGGCAACGTCTGGTGGGCCCCGGCCGGCACCACCGTCAAGGAGACCACCGCGCTGGCCTCCCCGTGGGTCAACCTGGGCTTCACCTCCTCCGACGGGGTCAAGTTCAACAAGAAGGACAAGAACGACCCGGTCGACACCTGGCAGTCGATGGCCCCGGCGCGCTTCGTCCTCTCCGACCGGGACCTGACCCTGAAGTTCCAGCTGATGCAGATCAACAAGGACACGTTCCCGTTCTACCTGGGGCTCCCGTCGACCTCGGTCGTCACCGCGGGCTCCCAGACGGAGACCACCGCGCAGAAGATCGACATCGGCGGCATGCCGGGCGGCCAGGACCAGCGGGCCCTCGCCATCGACTTCGCGGACAACAACGGCACCAAGGACCTGCGCTACCGGCTGCTGATCCCGTACGGCGCCGTCTCCGAGGTGGAGGAGCTGTCGCTCAGCCGCACCGGCGCGGTCAAGCTCGGCGTCACCTTCACCGCACTGTCGGGCGACGACCCGACCAAGCCGATGGCCACCTGGCTGGTCAACGACCCGGCGGCGCTGGCCTGA
- a CDS encoding helix-turn-helix domain-containing protein: MVTSELAAAEAGVTSATIRKWVQRGHLRPAGAQGRRQLYRLEDVFTAERATNRLRGNR; this comes from the coding sequence ATGGTCACCTCCGAGCTGGCCGCCGCCGAGGCGGGCGTCACCTCCGCCACCATCCGCAAGTGGGTGCAGCGCGGGCACCTGCGGCCCGCCGGCGCACAGGGCCGCCGGCAGCTGTACCGGCTGGAGGACGTGTTCACCGCCGAGCGCGCGACGAACCGCCTGCGCGGCAACCGCTGA
- a CDS encoding WhiB family transcriptional regulator gives MTSKLDWRRAAACANLPQHYVFTRNPSDAKHTLRACNQCPIRRECEAVVDPSHTWFDGVSGGRLWRNGREVAV, from the coding sequence GTGACCAGCAAACTCGACTGGCGCAGGGCTGCGGCCTGCGCCAATCTCCCACAACACTACGTGTTCACTCGTAATCCCTCCGACGCAAAACATACGTTGCGCGCATGCAACCAGTGCCCGATCCGACGTGAGTGCGAGGCTGTCGTAGACCCCTCGCACACATGGTTCGACGGCGTCAGCGGCGGGCGGCTGTGGCGCAACGGACGCGAGGTCGCCGTATGA
- a CDS encoding helix-turn-helix transcriptional regulator — MRDRGYVIDGPRGGGKSRLADDSGVHRAAVTRLLQRQSMPDLETMRRLAVVLGVPLRDMLIRSGRLSEDDLPLEPGPGADPGASRRLSPEEAARRMGVPEDLRGLFVKVARQFLGEGS; from the coding sequence ATGCGGGACCGCGGCTATGTGATCGACGGCCCACGCGGCGGTGGCAAGTCGCGGCTGGCCGACGACTCCGGTGTCCACCGGGCCGCGGTGACTCGGCTGCTGCAGCGGCAGAGCATGCCGGACCTCGAGACCATGCGCCGCCTGGCCGTGGTGCTCGGCGTGCCGCTGCGGGACATGCTGATCCGCTCCGGGCGGCTGTCCGAGGACGATCTGCCGCTCGAACCCGGCCCGGGAGCGGACCCGGGAGCGAGCAGGCGGCTGAGCCCGGAGGAGGCGGCGCGGCGCATGGGCGTACCGGAGGACCTGCGTGGTCTGTTCGTGAAGGTCGCCCGGCAGTTTCTGGGGGAGGGGTCTTAG
- a CDS encoding (Fe-S)-binding protein, whose amino-acid sequence MQLAAIIVSLVLTVVGVALLARAIGQFVRYFKLGQPVPAGSRTDNPYQRSVTLVREFLGHTRMNRWGIVGFAHWFVAVGFLTLPPTLAQAFGQLFEADWTLPVVGDFLPLEMYTEFIGVMTILGILVLMAIRLLSLPSRPGRKSRFAGSKSGQAYFVEYVILTIGLAIYTLRGLEGAIHHVEHYEAAYFASYPLVLAFKGLSVGTLQNLIYLVAMIKISVSFIWMIVVSLNTNMGVAWHRFLGFPNIWFKREANGGTALGALQPMTSGGKAIDFTDPGDDDVFGVSQVEQFSWKGLLDFSTCTECGRCQSQCPAWNTGKPLSPKLLIMSLRDHAHAKAPYLLAGGGKNAEGEEKASEEQLKDVPAAALAEAERPLIGTLEENGVIDPDVLWSCTTCGACVEQCPVDIEHIDHIVDMRRYQVMIESAFPSEAGTMLKNLEKKGNPWGLAKKQRLEWTKEVDFEIPVVGRDIEDLSEVEYLYWVGCAGALEDRAKKTTKAFAELLHMAGVKFAIMGGDEKCTGDSARRLGNEPLFQELGMENVAALNMAFGEDDEDESTKKPKTAKKIVATCPHCLNTIGNEYPQLGGDYEVIHHTQLLQHLIDEGKLLPVTPVDGLITYHDPCYLGRHNKIYTPPREIMSAVPGLRQQEMHRHKERGFCCGAGGARMWMEERIGKRINNERVDEALSLNPDIVSTACPFCLVMLTDSVNGKKNEGKAKESVQVVDVAQLLLESVKTPVADEPPAGEAESENEPEPEPVK is encoded by the coding sequence ATGCAACTCGCCGCGATCATTGTGTCGCTGGTCCTGACCGTGGTCGGCGTGGCGCTGCTAGCACGCGCCATCGGCCAGTTCGTCCGCTACTTCAAGTTGGGACAGCCCGTCCCCGCCGGGAGCCGGACCGACAACCCCTACCAGCGCAGCGTGACGCTGGTCCGGGAGTTCCTCGGCCACACCCGGATGAACCGGTGGGGCATCGTGGGCTTCGCCCACTGGTTCGTGGCTGTCGGCTTCCTGACGCTCCCTCCGACCCTGGCCCAGGCCTTCGGACAGCTCTTCGAGGCCGACTGGACGCTGCCGGTCGTCGGCGACTTCCTGCCGCTCGAGATGTACACCGAGTTCATCGGTGTGATGACCATCCTCGGCATCCTCGTCCTGATGGCGATCCGGCTGCTGAGCCTGCCCTCGCGCCCCGGCCGCAAGTCCCGCTTCGCGGGCTCCAAGTCCGGCCAGGCGTACTTCGTCGAGTACGTCATCCTCACCATCGGCCTCGCGATCTACACCCTGCGCGGCCTTGAGGGCGCCATCCACCACGTGGAGCACTACGAGGCCGCGTACTTCGCCTCGTACCCGCTGGTCCTGGCCTTCAAGGGCCTGAGCGTCGGCACGCTGCAGAACCTGATCTACCTGGTCGCGATGATCAAGATCAGCGTCTCGTTCATCTGGATGATCGTGGTCTCGCTGAACACGAACATGGGCGTGGCCTGGCACCGTTTCCTGGGCTTCCCGAACATCTGGTTCAAGCGCGAGGCGAACGGCGGAACGGCCCTCGGCGCGCTCCAGCCGATGACGTCGGGCGGCAAGGCCATCGACTTCACCGACCCCGGTGACGACGACGTGTTCGGCGTCTCCCAGGTCGAGCAGTTCTCCTGGAAGGGCCTGCTCGACTTCTCCACCTGCACCGAGTGCGGCCGCTGCCAGTCGCAGTGCCCCGCCTGGAACACCGGCAAGCCGCTCTCCCCCAAGCTCCTCATCATGTCGCTGCGCGACCACGCGCACGCCAAGGCCCCGTACCTGCTGGCCGGCGGCGGCAAGAACGCGGAGGGCGAGGAGAAGGCGTCCGAGGAGCAGCTCAAGGACGTCCCCGCGGCCGCCCTGGCCGAGGCCGAGCGCCCCCTCATCGGCACCCTCGAAGAGAACGGCGTCATCGACCCGGACGTCCTGTGGTCCTGCACCACCTGCGGCGCCTGCGTCGAGCAGTGCCCGGTCGACATCGAGCACATCGACCACATCGTCGACATGCGCCGCTACCAGGTGATGATCGAGAGCGCGTTCCCGTCCGAGGCGGGCACGATGCTCAAGAACCTGGAGAAGAAGGGCAACCCCTGGGGTCTGGCCAAGAAGCAGCGCCTCGAGTGGACCAAGGAGGTCGACTTCGAGATCCCCGTCGTCGGCCGCGACATCGAGGACCTCAGCGAGGTCGAGTACCTGTACTGGGTCGGCTGCGCCGGCGCCCTGGAGGACCGGGCCAAGAAGACCACGAAGGCCTTCGCGGAGCTGCTGCACATGGCGGGCGTCAAGTTCGCGATCATGGGCGGCGACGAGAAGTGCACCGGTGACTCCGCCCGCCGCCTCGGCAACGAGCCCCTGTTCCAGGAGCTCGGCATGGAGAACGTCGCGGCGCTGAACATGGCCTTCGGCGAGGACGACGAGGACGAGTCCACCAAGAAGCCGAAGACGGCGAAGAAGATCGTCGCCACCTGCCCGCACTGCCTCAACACGATCGGCAACGAGTACCCGCAGCTCGGCGGCGACTACGAGGTCATCCACCACACCCAGCTGCTCCAGCACCTCATCGACGAGGGCAAGCTGCTCCCGGTGACGCCGGTGGACGGGCTCATCACCTACCACGACCCCTGCTACCTGGGCCGCCACAACAAGATCTACACGCCCCCGCGCGAGATCATGTCCGCCGTCCCGGGCCTGCGCCAGCAGGAGATGCACCGCCACAAGGAACGCGGCTTCTGCTGCGGTGCCGGCGGCGCGCGGATGTGGATGGAGGAGCGGATCGGCAAGCGCATCAACAACGAGCGTGTCGACGAGGCTCTGTCGCTGAACCCCGACATCGTCTCCACCGCCTGCCCGTTCTGCCTCGTCATGCTGACCGACTCGGTCAACGGCAAGAAGAACGAGGGCAAGGCCAAGGAGTCCGTCCAGGTCGTGGACGTGGCGCAGCTGCTGCTGGAGTCCGTCAAGACGCCGGTCGCGGACGAACCCCCGGCCGGCGAGGCGGAATCGGAGAACGAGCCGGAACCCGAACCCGTGAAGTAA